From the Kitasatospora viridis genome, one window contains:
- a CDS encoding fumarylacetoacetate hydrolase family protein: MRIARFSVREGAAAGSVSFGVVEGDADQPDSLVVHTLAGHPFGAAEPTGESHPLSRVRLLSPMLPSKVVAVGRNYAAHAAELGNQVPDVPLTFFKPSTSVIGPTEAIAYPPFTSDLQHEAELAVVIGRMCREVPVDRVPEVVFGYTCANDVTARDVQQREGQWARAKGFDTACPLGPWIETDLDPADLAITCTVNGELRQAGRTSLMVRGIPELIAHISEAMTLLPGDVILTGTPAGVGPLNVGDEVAVSVEGIGTLANKVIKRG, encoded by the coding sequence GTGCGTATCGCGAGATTCTCAGTTCGTGAAGGAGCGGCCGCGGGCAGCGTCTCCTTCGGCGTGGTCGAGGGCGACGCCGACCAACCCGACTCGCTGGTGGTGCACACGCTCGCCGGGCACCCGTTCGGCGCGGCCGAGCCGACCGGTGAGAGCCACCCGCTCTCCCGGGTCCGGCTGCTCAGCCCGATGCTGCCCAGCAAGGTGGTGGCGGTCGGCCGCAACTACGCCGCGCACGCGGCCGAGCTCGGCAACCAGGTCCCGGACGTGCCGCTGACCTTCTTCAAGCCCTCCACCTCGGTGATCGGCCCGACCGAGGCGATCGCCTACCCGCCGTTCACCAGCGACCTGCAGCACGAGGCCGAACTGGCCGTGGTGATCGGCCGGATGTGCCGCGAGGTGCCGGTGGACCGGGTGCCCGAGGTGGTCTTCGGCTACACCTGCGCCAACGACGTCACCGCCCGCGACGTGCAGCAGCGCGAGGGCCAGTGGGCCCGGGCGAAGGGCTTCGACACGGCCTGCCCGCTGGGCCCGTGGATCGAGACCGACCTCGACCCGGCGGACCTGGCCATCACCTGCACGGTCAACGGCGAGCTGCGCCAGGCCGGGCGCACCTCGTTGATGGTCCGCGGCATCCCCGAGCTCATCGCGCACATCTCCGAGGCCATGACGCTGCTCCCGGGCGACGTCATCCTCACCGGCACCCCCGCGGGTGTCGGACCCCTCAACGTCGGCGACGAGGTCGCCGTCTCCGTCGAAGGCATCGGCACTCTCGCCAACAAGGTGATCAAGCGTGGCTGA
- the ndgR gene encoding IclR family transcriptional regulator NdgR — MDNTSGVGVLDKAALVLSALESGPATLAGLVAATGLARPTAHRLAVALEHHRLVTRDMQGRFILGPRLAELSAAAGEDRLLATAGPVLTHLRDVTGESAQLYRRQGEMRICVAAAERLSGLRDTVPVGSTLPMKAGSAAQVLLAWEEPERLHRGLQGARFTATALSGVRRRGWAQSIGEREPGVASVSAPVRGPSNRVVAAVSVSGPIERLTRHPGRLHAQAIVEAANRLSEALRRA; from the coding sequence ATGGACAACACTAGCGGCGTCGGCGTTCTCGACAAGGCCGCTCTGGTGCTCAGCGCACTGGAGTCGGGCCCCGCCACGTTGGCGGGGCTGGTCGCCGCCACCGGTCTGGCGCGGCCCACGGCCCACCGACTCGCCGTCGCACTCGAACACCACCGCCTGGTCACCAGGGACATGCAGGGCCGGTTCATCCTCGGCCCCCGACTTGCCGAACTCTCCGCCGCGGCGGGCGAGGACCGGCTGCTCGCCACCGCGGGCCCGGTCCTGACCCACCTGCGCGACGTCACCGGCGAGAGCGCACAGCTCTACCGCCGGCAGGGCGAGATGCGGATCTGCGTCGCCGCCGCCGAGCGGCTCTCCGGCCTGCGGGACACCGTCCCGGTCGGCAGCACCCTGCCGATGAAGGCCGGCTCGGCCGCCCAGGTCCTGCTCGCCTGGGAGGAGCCGGAACGGCTGCACCGCGGCCTGCAGGGCGCCCGGTTCACCGCCACCGCGCTGAGCGGCGTGCGCCGCCGCGGCTGGGCCCAGTCGATCGGCGAGCGGGAGCCGGGCGTGGCCTCCGTCTCCGCGCCGGTCCGCGGGCCCTCCAACCGCGTGGTGGCCGCCGTCTCGGTCTCCGGCCCGATCGAGCGCCTCACCCGCCACCCGGGCCGGCTGCACGCCCAGGCCATCGTCGAGGCCGCCAACCGACTCAGCGAGGCCCTGCGCCGCGCCTGA
- the gltX gene encoding glutamate--tRNA ligase — MAEVSTGSTAANPDVRVRFCPSPTGNPHVGLVRTALFNWAFARHNGGTLVFRIEDTDAARDSEESYGQLLDAMRWLGFDWDEGPEVGGPHEPYRQSQRMDIYADVACRLHEAGHAYECFCTTEELDARREAARAAGRPSGYDGLCRTLTDEQKAIYRAEGRQPILRFRMPDHALTFEDLVRGTVTFEAKDVPDYGIVRANGAPLYTLVNPVDDALMGITHVLRGEDLLSSTPRQIALYAALAEIGVGNGTTPRFGHLPYVMGEGNKKLSKRDPQANLNLYRERGFLPEGLLNYLALLGWSLSEDRDRFSMAELVEAFDIAKVNANPARFDLKKAESINADHLRLLEPEDFVQRLVPYLQAPGLLPAEPSAAQLDLLRKAAPLTQERMVVLSEVTDMLGFLFVDPAAFAVDPADAAKALTADSRPVLEASVKALEELADFTPEPIQAALREALVDGLGIKPKFAFTPLRVAVTGRRISPPLFESMELLGRSETLRRLRSALDALPAA; from the coding sequence GTGGCTGAAGTAAGCACCGGCTCCACCGCGGCCAACCCGGACGTCCGGGTCCGCTTCTGTCCCTCCCCGACCGGGAACCCGCACGTCGGCCTGGTCCGCACCGCGTTGTTCAACTGGGCCTTCGCCCGGCACAACGGCGGCACCCTGGTGTTCCGGATCGAGGACACCGACGCGGCCCGCGACTCCGAGGAGTCGTACGGCCAACTGCTGGACGCGATGCGCTGGCTCGGCTTCGACTGGGACGAGGGTCCCGAGGTCGGCGGCCCGCACGAGCCCTACCGGCAGTCCCAGCGGATGGACATCTACGCCGACGTGGCCTGCCGGCTGCACGAGGCCGGCCACGCCTACGAGTGCTTCTGCACCACCGAGGAGCTGGACGCCCGCCGCGAGGCGGCCCGCGCCGCCGGCCGGCCCTCCGGCTACGACGGCCTGTGCCGCACCCTGACCGACGAGCAGAAGGCGATCTACCGGGCCGAGGGCCGCCAGCCGATCCTGCGGTTCCGGATGCCCGACCACGCGCTCACCTTCGAGGACCTGGTCCGCGGCACCGTCACCTTCGAGGCCAAGGACGTGCCGGACTACGGCATCGTCCGGGCCAACGGCGCCCCGCTCTACACCCTGGTCAACCCGGTGGACGACGCCCTGATGGGCATCACCCACGTGCTGCGCGGCGAGGACCTGCTCTCCTCGACGCCGCGTCAGATCGCGCTCTACGCCGCGCTGGCCGAGATCGGCGTGGGCAACGGCACCACCCCGCGGTTCGGCCACCTGCCGTACGTGATGGGCGAGGGCAACAAGAAGCTCTCCAAGCGCGACCCGCAGGCCAACCTCAACCTCTACCGGGAGCGCGGCTTCCTGCCCGAGGGCCTGCTCAACTACCTGGCCCTGCTGGGCTGGTCGCTGTCCGAGGACCGCGACCGGTTCTCCATGGCGGAGCTGGTCGAGGCCTTCGACATCGCCAAGGTGAACGCCAACCCGGCCCGGTTCGACCTGAAGAAGGCCGAGTCGATCAACGCGGACCACCTGCGGCTGCTGGAGCCGGAGGACTTCGTGCAGCGCCTGGTCCCGTACCTGCAGGCCCCCGGCCTGCTGCCGGCCGAGCCGAGCGCCGCCCAGCTCGACCTGCTGCGCAAGGCCGCCCCGCTCACCCAGGAGCGGATGGTGGTGCTCTCCGAGGTCACCGACATGCTCGGCTTCCTCTTCGTCGACCCGGCCGCCTTCGCGGTCGACCCGGCCGACGCCGCCAAGGCGCTCACCGCCGACTCCCGCCCGGTGCTGGAGGCCAGCGTGAAGGCGCTGGAGGAGCTGGCGGACTTCACCCCGGAGCCGATCCAGGCGGCGCTGCGCGAGGCGCTGGTGGACGGCCTGGGCATCAAGCCCAAGTTCGCCTTCACCCCGCTGCGGGTGGCGGTCACCGGCCGCCGCATCTCCCCGCCGCTCTTCGAGTCGATGGAGCTGCTCGGCCGGTCCGAGACGCTGCGCCGTCTGCGCTCCGCCCTGGACGCCCTGCCGGCCGCCTGA
- the leuC gene encoding 3-isopropylmalate dehydratase large subunit gives MGRTLAEKVWDDHVVRRAEGEPDLLYIDLHLLHEVTSPQAFDGLRLAGRKVRRTDLTIATEDHNTPTLDIDKPIADPVSKVQLETLRRNAAEFGVRIHSLGDVEQGVVHVVGPQLGLTQPGTTVVCGDSHTSTHGAFGALAFGIGTSQVEHVLATQTLPLAPFKTMAITVEGELPEGVTAKDLILAIIARIGTGGGQGYVLEYRGSAIRNLSMEARMTICNMSIEAGARAGMIAPDQTTFDYLEGRPHAPQGADWDAAVEYWSTLATDEDAVFDAEVFIDATELTPFVTWGTNPGQGAPLGASVPDPADYADPQERTAAENALAYMGLTPGTPLREVAVDAVFVGSCTNGRIEDLRAAAAILEGRQVAEGVRMLVVPGSVRVALQAVEEGLDKVFTAAGAEWRHAGCSMCLGMNPDQLAPGERCASTSNRNFEGRQGKGGRTHLVSPQVAAATAVLGHLAAPADLSNNVPAEV, from the coding sequence ATGGGACGGACACTGGCAGAGAAGGTCTGGGACGACCACGTCGTCCGGCGCGCCGAGGGCGAGCCCGACCTGCTCTACATCGACCTGCACCTGCTGCACGAGGTGACCAGCCCGCAGGCCTTCGACGGGCTCCGGCTGGCCGGTCGCAAGGTTCGCCGGACCGACCTCACGATCGCGACCGAGGACCACAACACCCCGACCCTGGACATCGACAAGCCGATCGCGGACCCGGTCTCCAAGGTGCAGCTGGAGACCCTGCGCCGCAATGCGGCCGAGTTCGGCGTCCGGATCCACTCGCTGGGCGACGTCGAGCAGGGCGTGGTCCACGTGGTGGGACCGCAGCTGGGACTGACCCAGCCCGGCACCACCGTGGTCTGTGGCGACTCCCACACCTCCACCCACGGCGCGTTCGGCGCGCTGGCCTTCGGCATCGGCACCAGCCAGGTCGAGCACGTGCTGGCCACCCAGACGCTGCCGCTGGCGCCGTTCAAGACCATGGCGATCACCGTCGAGGGCGAACTGCCCGAGGGCGTCACCGCGAAGGACCTGATCCTGGCGATCATCGCCAGGATCGGCACCGGCGGCGGCCAGGGCTACGTCCTGGAGTACCGCGGCTCGGCGATCCGGAACCTCTCCATGGAGGCCCGGATGACCATTTGCAACATGTCCATCGAGGCGGGCGCCCGGGCCGGCATGATCGCCCCGGACCAGACCACCTTCGACTACCTGGAGGGGCGCCCGCACGCCCCGCAGGGCGCGGACTGGGACGCCGCCGTCGAGTACTGGAGCACCCTGGCCACCGACGAGGACGCGGTCTTCGACGCCGAGGTGTTCATCGACGCCACCGAGCTGACCCCGTTCGTCACCTGGGGCACCAACCCGGGCCAGGGCGCGCCGCTCGGCGCCTCGGTGCCGGACCCGGCGGACTACGCGGACCCGCAGGAGCGCACCGCCGCCGAGAACGCGCTGGCCTACATGGGCCTGACCCCGGGCACCCCCCTGCGCGAGGTCGCCGTGGACGCGGTCTTCGTCGGCTCCTGCACCAACGGCCGGATCGAGGACCTGCGGGCCGCCGCGGCGATCCTGGAGGGTCGTCAGGTCGCCGAGGGCGTCCGGATGCTGGTCGTGCCGGGCTCGGTGCGGGTCGCCCTGCAGGCGGTCGAGGAGGGCCTGGACAAGGTCTTCACCGCCGCCGGCGCCGAGTGGCGGCACGCCGGCTGCTCGATGTGCCTGGGCATGAACCCGGACCAGCTGGCCCCGGGCGAGCGTTGCGCCTCCACCTCGAACCGCAACTTCGAGGGCCGGCAGGGCAAGGGCGGCCGCACCCACCTGGTCTCGCCGCAGGTGGCCGCGGCCACCGCGGTGCTCGGCCACCTGGCAGCACCGGCCGATCTGTCGAACAACGTTCCCGCGGAGGTCTGA